The Candidatus Nanopelagicales bacterium genome includes the window CTGTGGAGCATCCCAGCACGACGGAGTCCGCGAAGGTGGAGCGGATTTCGTCGAGAACGGAACGGTTCTCCCAGAACCCGCTGGCCGCGAAGATCAGAACCAGCGTGCGGGGACCGGACACGGCGCCGTCGGGCGCAACATCCCAGGCTCCTTGTCGCCACCGGTGAGCCGAGACGTGCATGCGCTACCTCCGACGGTCAGCCTAGTGTCCCGCGAAGCATCAGGGCCGGTCGACGCATCCGCACGGCATGCCGATGCCGATGCCCCTTTGCTCCCGTCGGGCCCAGACTAGGCACCGGGTGCACCCCGATGCTCGGCGCCGGGCAGACGAACTCGGGAGACCAACTCGGCGAGGTCCTCGCGGCTGACCGGTTTGGCCACGAAAGCATCGAATCCGGCGTCGAAGCACGCCCGACGTATCTCGTCTCGAGCATCCGCCGTGACGGCCACGATCAGGGCGGGAGACTCACCGGCCTGTTGCTGCGGCTTGATGTGGCCGACTGCATTGACGCCGTCGAGTTCCGGCATGTGCAGGTCCAACAGGATCAGGTCGAACGCCTCCGCGGACCGGGCCACGGCGTCGGCGCCGTTGGACACCACCGTCACCTCACACTCCAACGACTCGAGCAGAGCCTGGATGACCCGGGCGTTGACCTGGTTGTCCTCGGCGACCAGGACCCGGGCCCCCGCTCCTCCCGGCGCCACAGCCGCGGCCGACTCCTGCTCGGCGGGACGGGCCGGGAACCGGAACTCGAAGGTGGCACCCGCCTCGGGTGACTCCAACAGGGCCCCTGGTGACTCCAGTAGGGACAGCGATCCCCCGAGCAGTTGCGCGAGGTCCCGGGCGATCGTGAGGCCGAGCCCGGTACCTCCGTGGGCCCTCGTCGCCGATGCATCTGCTTGGACGAACGGCGCGAAGATCGCTTCCGACTGCTCCTGGGGGACACCGATGCCGGTGTCCGCGACCGTGATCACGATGTCGCCCTCGGCCACGGCCGCACTGGCCACCACGCGGCCCCCCCTCGGGGTGAACTTGACGGCGTTGCCGACCAATCCGGCGATGATCCGACCGACTTTGTCGGCATCCGACACGAACAGTCCGGAACAGGAGTCGTCGATCACGGGAACGAGTTCGACGCCCTTGCTCCGCGCGACGGCCGCGTACCTGGTGACCACCTTGGTCAGGGTCTGCGCGGGCGTGAACGGCGCCAGGCGCACCTCATCGGTACCGGCTTCCAACTGGGTGTAGTCCAGCAGATCGGTGATGATCGCCACCTGCAGGTTGCCCGACTCCACGATCAGGTCGACGAGTTCACGTTGGCGGGAGTCCAGCAGCGTTGCCTTCAACAGTTCAGCCATTCCGAGGACCCCATTCATGGGGGTGCGCAGTTCGTGGCTGATGTTGGCCAAGAACTGGCTCTTGGCCCGGTTGGCGTCCTCCGCCGCCGCTCGCGCCTGCTCCAGATCCCGGTTCGCGGCCTCGAGTGCCCGGGTGCGCTCCGCCACGCGCTGCTCCAGCGCCGATGCGATGGAGTCCGACGTGGCGTCCAGCGCCGAGCGCCAGGGGTCGGCGCGCTCATCCCAACTCTGTGTGGGTCGGATCTCGAACGCGCACGTCGGGTCGCCTTGCGCGATACACGCCGTCTCGATGGCGAGCAACGGGCTGCCGAAGAATGCCGTCGCCCAGCCGGAGGCGTAGCCCGTCAGCGACGAGCACACCGGTTGCGTGCTGGGACCGAACATCCGCAAGTGGTTCTCGGCTTCGAAGGAGTTGCGCCAGAGCCCCGCCATCTGGAACTCGACCGGTTGCCCGATCGAACCGCAACTCGGTGGGTTCGACGTGGACGATCCCTTCCCACATGTGCATCACGGGCCCCGATGAGATGCGGTCCTGTTCGGACTCCCACACCCCGGATTCGCCGATCACCTGGTAGTCGTCCAAGCCGCAGCGGTAACCGAACTGGCTGAACACGGCCCGCGCGAACTGCTGGCCCAGGTGCTCGACGAGAAGTTCATCCAGCCGGCCCAGCGCCGTCTGCGAGAAGAGCAACATCCGCTGCTGGTTGAGCAGCAGTCGCCCGTCACCGGGCTGGAAGTCGAGCATCGCGCTCAAGTCGATGTCTTCGGCCTTCATGATCCCAATCTCGCCCGATGGTCACTTCTCATTCGCGGCGGGCTCGCCCTCTGGTCGGTACTTGCCCACTGGTCGGTACTTGCCCTCTGGTCGGTAGGGGTGAGGCTACCGACGCACCCCCGGCTGCAGCGACTCCACCAGCCTGACACTCGCCGATGACTGATTCGCGCGGAACCGGTTCCTCAATGGCCGCCTTTCCCCGGGCTTACCCTGGGGGCGGTTACTCCGATCGGCCCGCGGGGAGTTGCTCAAGCCCTCGGGGAGTTGCTCAAGCCCTCGGGAGTTGCTCAAGGTGGAGGGGTCTGCGACCGATGCACATGGATATGGGTGACGGAATCCGTGTTCGCGCGCCCCGATTTCGGCAGGTGAGTCTGCTGGCCACCGGGGCGCTGGCGCTGGCCGTCGTGGCGATGCCCGACACCGCGAGCGCGGCACCGATGCCCAGCGCCGCAACACCGCGCGACATCCACCAGGAGGTCACCCGCGCGCGCCCCGGTGACACCGTGACCCTGCCTGCCGGTGTGACGACATTGCAGCGCCCTCTGGCCGTCCCGCGGGGGGTGACGATCGAAG containing:
- a CDS encoding ATP-binding protein encodes the protein MCSSLTGYASGWATAFFGSPLLAIETACIAQGDPTCAFEIRPTQSWDERADPWRSALDATSDSIASALEQRVAERTRALEAANRDLEQARAAAEDANRAKSQFLANISHELRTPMNGVLGMAELLKATLLDSRQRELVDLIVESGNLQVAIITDLLDYTQLEAGTDEVRLAPFTPAQTLTKVVTRYAAVARSKGVELVPVIDDSCSGLFVSDADKVGRIIAGLVGNAVKFTPRGGRVVASAAVAEGDIVITVADTGIGVPQEQSEAIFAPFVQADASATRAHGGTGLGLTIARDLAQLLGGSLSLLESPGALLESPEAGATFEFRFPARPAEQESAAAVAPGGAGARVLVAEDNQVNARVIQALLESLECEVTVVSNGADAVARSAEAFDLILLDLHMPELDGVNAVGHIKPQQQAGESPALIVAVTADARDEIRRACFDAGFDAFVAKPVSREDLAELVSRVRLPGAEHRGAPGA